The Chitinophagales bacterium genome includes the window AGGTAGCTCCCAGAATAACCGTAACCCCAGCCAATGCCCCCAAAATAGGATTATAAAAGAAAACAGACATTAGAAGTAAAAACTCTCCAGGAAAGCCATTTGTTAATGGTACTGCTATACTACCAAGAATTATAATAAAGGCCAAAGTGCTGAATATAGGTGCCTTCGAAGATATTCCCCCTAATTCAGTAAGGTAGCGCGTTCCAGTGCTTCGTTCTATAATGTCTATGATATAGAAAATCCCTACTATATTGATTCCATGAACCAGCATCTGAATTCCACTTCCTTGAAATCCTAAAAATTTAAAGGTGAAAATACCTGCCACAATTAATCCAACGTGTGATAATGACGAGAATGCTGCTATAAGTTTTAAATCATTTCTTCTCAAGGCTAATATAGCGCCATATAAGGTACCAACAATAGCTAAAACAAGAATGAGTTTTTGCATTAAAGGTAGAACCTCTTCCTGAAAAGGAATCAACCATCTTAGCAGACCAAACAAGCCCATTTTTAACATGATGCCAGATAAGAGTATCGTGCCTTCCGCAGGCGCCTTTCTGTAGGTATTGGCTTGCCATGAATGTAATGGGAATATTGGAATTTTGACTCCAAATCCAATAACTAGAAAAATTGTGTATAATATCTGGGTGTTTCCTGTAAGTGAGGTCTTTGCCATTTCTGTAATCTCGAAACTACCAGATTTGGTTTCTACTGCGAATAGAATGAAGGCAGCCAATATAAAAAGGCTTCCCACAAAGGTGTATACAAAAAAGCGAATAAACGTCTTGCTTAAATCCTTGCCATTACCCCATTTATATACGATATAATATATTGGTAGAAGGGCTAGCTCCCAAAAAAAGTAAAATAAAATGGCATTTAAACTAGCAAAAACGCCCACTAAAGCAAACTGCATTAAAAATGTACAACCATAAAATGAACTGGAATAGGATTTATTCCATGCCATAATATTGGCGTAAAGAACGACAAAATTAGTTAATACAAACATTAAAACCCCTAAACTATCTAAGCCTATGTGAAGACTACCTCCAGTACCTACTAGAAACGCTTCATGGAAGTAGGTAAAATTGTAATGATTCATGGGGTTGTACTGGGTGAGCACATATATTGAAAATAAGAAAAAAGCCCCAGAAAATGCTAAGCTAAACTCTCGTACTAATTTTTTTGGCAGAAAGAAAGCTGTCAGAGCTACTAGAAGCGGTAATAATAAAATTAGATGCACAGTGCTAGAATTAAATATTTAAAATATAAATAGTATGGAAGTTAATATGATTATAACCGCAACGGCTATATATATGAGATAAAATTCTATGTTTCCGCTCTGAACGATACGCAGAAGCTGACCTGCGCCATAGAATAATCTAGAACTTCCAAAAACTATCGGTTGAATTAAGAAATGCTCAACAATATAGAAACAGAAATCAGATAGATATTCGATAGGTTTCACTATGATATTATGGTAGAGCTCATCAATATAGAATTTATGCTCACCCCATAGTGAAAATCCAATACGCGGTTTTACTAATTCTTCACTTGTTTGTTTCTTGAATTTTAAATAAGCAAAACTACCTAGAATGAAGACCAATGCAGTAGCAATGGCCATAAGCATAATTTCTGCAATATGACTCAAGTGACTTGTATGGGGAGGAATTGCCTTCAATGAGTTAATATGTGATAACCAATGAGCCATTTTTTGACTGATGCCTGCACCGAGTAAATGAGGAAGATTCAATAAACCTCCGAGAACGGAGAGTATTGCCAAAACGATTAATGGTAAGGTCATGGTAAGAGGACTCTCATGTAAATGTGATTCCTGTTCAGAGCTACCTCTAAATTTACCCATAAACGTTAGTGTATAGACCCGAACCATATAAATAATAGTTATAGCTGCACTAGCTAAGGCAAATCCCCAAACTATAGGTGAATGATGATATAATTTCTCTAAAATTTCATCTTTGGAGAAGAATCCAGAAGTACCGATAAATCCAATAATCGCTAGGGTGCCTATAGCGAATGTCCAATGAGTAAGTTTTATCTTATTTTTTAAACCTCCCATACTTAAAATATTTTGCTCACCACTCATAGCGTGAATGACCGATCCCGCACCTAAAAATAATAACGCTTTAAAGAAAGCATGCGTAGTCAAATGAAACATGGCTGAGGTATATGCACCCACACCTAGTGCGACGAACATTAAACCTAGCTGAGAAACTGTGGAGTAGGCCAATACTTTTTTAATATCATTCTGAAATAGACCAATCAATGCTCCTAAAATAGAAGTGGCCATACCTATGATAAGAATAAAGTTAAGGGTAAATGGAGCGAGTTCAAAAAGAGCTGCATTGCGAACGACTAAATAAATACCCGCTGTCACCATGGTGGCAGCATGTATGAGTGCAGAAACAGGAGTCGGTCCTGCCATGGCATCAGGAAGCCAAGTATATAATGGTAGCTGAGCACTTTTACCCATAGCACCTATAAAAAGACAAAGTGTAATAGCAGTATAGATATATGGTTGATAGAGTCCCAATTGCCCAGATGCTTTTAAGACTAAATCTTCGGCTGCTATAGAATTGATCTCATTGAAATTAATAGTGCCAAATGTTTGTATACACAGGAATATACCTAAAAGTAGCCCTAAGTCTCCAATTCTATTCATGATAAAGGCTTTACGCGCTGCATGACCATACTCTATATTTTTATACCAAAATCCTATAAGCAGATAGGAGCATAAACCAACTCCTTCCCAGCCTATAAAGAGCATAATGAAATTCCCACCCAATACCAGCATGAGCATAGAGAATATAAAGAGGTTTAAGTAAGCAAAAAAGCGACCTATTCCCTTGTCATGCGACATATAACCTATGGAATACAAATGGATTAAGGAACCAATTCCTGTAATTATAAGCATCATCCAAGTACTCAATTCGTCTACCCAGAGAGAAAATCCGATATGCAAAGTAGAAATATGCATCCAAGAAAAAAATGGAACCTCGTATGCCCCTGTATTCATAACTTTTTGAAACATCAGTATAGAGCATACAAAGGAAACAAAAACTGCCAAAGTTCCTACTATTCCAGAATTTTTACCTAATTTTTTGCCTAGAATTAGATTCAATAGGAAACCTACAATAGGCGATAACAATAATATTTTAGCAACAATCACTTTTAATCGTTTTAATTTATCCTTTTAAATTGTCTAAGAAACTACTATCAATAGTTTTGAATTTTCTGTATATCAAAACAATCAATGCCAATCCGACAGAAACTTCTGCAGCAGCTACTAGCATTGAGAAAAATACAAATATCTGCCCATTCATGTTTCCAAACATTTTAGAAAATACTACCAAAAGTAGATTCGATGCATTGAGCATCAGCTCTATACACATTAAAAGTATGATAACATTTCTACGAACCAATACGCCTAGGAGTCCTATGCAAAAAAGCGCTGATCCTAACCATAAATAATTTTCAAATCCAATCAAATTCATTTTTTATCATTTTTTCTTGCCACGAATTCACGAATTTTTTAATTAGTTCAACCGTAGCGACGAGTATTTGTAAATTTATTATATTTTTAAATCAAAATATCATCACATCGTCTCTCCCGATAGCTATCGGGACACATCAACTTCTATTTTTAAAATTATTCAATTTTCAAATTAATACATTATCACATCAACTTTTCTCTCTACTTCCTAAAAACACAGCACCCACCATTGCGGCTATAAATAGAATAGAGGCTATCTCAAATGGGAATACATAATCAGTAAAAAGCATCTTACCCAATGGTTTTACATAACCAAAGTCGGGGGGAAGCATGTTTCCTGGTACACTATTCGTAGTAGGTTTTATTGGAGTATCTCCCATATTTCTAAAATAAAGGACAGCCATACTTATAAAACCTCCAGCAGCCACTATAGTAGCTAGGGACTTCCATAACAAGGATTTATTCGGCTCGTTATTTGCATTCATATTCATAAGCATGAGCACGAATAGGAATAGTACCATAATAGCACCAGCATAGACTATAATATTAATGACAGCTATAAACTGAGCATGCAATAAAACATAATGCCCCGTTAAGCTAAACATAGTCAAAATTAAAAAGATGACACTATAAATTGGGTTCCTAGCTATGACCACCATCAAGGCACAAATAAGTGTAATGGCAGATAGGGCTATAAATGCGAAATTGTTTAAATCCATAAATTAAGATTGTATTCCTTCGAAAACTTGGTTGTGCTTATGTTTGGGATCTTTTTTAAACTCAAGGACTTCTGGTGTTTGTCGCTTACTTATATCTACAGGCTTATCTATGGGTTCTACTAATATATCTTTTCCGTAAATAAAATCTTTGCGCATAAACTCAGCATCGACTATTCGATCAGTTAAGAAAATAGCCTCTTTCGGGCAGGCTTCTTCGCATAAACCACAATAGATACATCGAAGCATATTGATCTCATAAGTTGCGGCATATTTTTCTTCTCTATAGAGATGTTTTTCATTTGGTTTTCTCTCAGCAGCCTCCATAGTGATAGCTTCCGCAGGACAAGCTAAAGCGCATAAACCACATGCGGTGCATCGCTCTGCACCCTTCTCGTCTCTTTTTAATACATGTTGTCCTCTGTATATGGTGGAGAATTCTCTTTTTTCTTCTGGATATCGAACAGTAGCAGGTTTTCGTAATAGGTGACTAATAGTGGTGGCCATACCTTTAAAGATAGCAGGGAGATAGAGGCTCTCCATGAAACTCATCTTCGTTTCTGTGACTACTTTTTTCCTTTTTGAAAGGTTAAATAACTGCTCGTCCATGTTTCAAACTTGAAAGTGCAAGTTTAACGAATAAATGATAATTTGGAATTAATAATTTCTATAAAAAATTGACTTTAACATAAAGAATTGTGGCTTTGAGATTCTAGTCATTTGTTTTCTGTGAGGATTTTTTATCTTTGCTTTGAAATTCAAGACTTTGAAAGTATTTTTTAGCCTTATTCTTACGTTTTTATTTAGCTTCAGTATGCTGGGTCAAAAGACTTTTGCTAGTAGGGTAGGTAATTATCAGTGGGTTTATTCTAAAACAATATGGGCAGAGATTGCTGGCAGATATAGTTATTCTTTTGATACCATGCCTTTTCAATTTAATGGTAAAGAATATTTTTCATTTGGTGAGCCCAATATTAAGGTTGCAGATTCAGGAACAAAAGTATATGGGTTAAAAGGGACAAATGAATACTTACTTATGGACTATTCATTAAACATTGGAGATACATTAAGAACAATTATTGGCTCTAATACATTTCAATTGCAGTTTAGAAAAAAATCAAAAATAAAAATAGAAGGAGATAGTTTGTGGTCAATTGAACTCAAGTCAGTCGCCTACCCAACAAATGTACCACCATTAGTTTGGATTGAAAGCATTGGTTGTCCTAATGGATATCATCCTTTGAATTGGCCTTCTATTATGGGAATGTCAGATATTGGTTATCAGCTTAATTGTGTATTGCATGCTGATACGAGTATTTTAAAACAAATTGGTAAAAACTGCGCCTTAGAAAATGCCTTAATAAATCCCAACAAGAAATGGTACACTTGGGCTTCCAATGACAATGGAGATTTAAAGTTTTCTGTACCTTATTATTTTACAAGTCGTGATACATTAATAAACGGTAAAAAGTATCAAACTATGAATCAACCCATGCGTTTCGTAAGATATGATACTATTGCCGGAAAGTATTATATTCTTTCTAATAAATTAGGAGAGGAAATAATGGTTTACAATGCAAAAGCGAAAGTGGGTGATACTATGTTCTCTACGTCCATTTCAGCTGATACGGTTACTAAAATTAGTTATGGATGGCTCCAAAACGAATATCGAAAAATCTATACTACAACTAAAGATGTTTTTTTATCAGGGATAGGTAGTCAAAATCGTGTGATGTGGGACCAACATCTGGTAACTTTCCCAGAGTATCAGGCAGGAAATATTTGTTATGGTGAATTTGCTTCTATAAAGTATCACTTTCCTTACTATTTTCAAAATAAAGAGCAATGTGATATCACTTCTAGCATATATAATGCCTCTAAAAAAACACTTAGTTTTTTCCCTAACCCAGTGCAATCCACTTTAAATTTAAGTTCCGCTGACAAACAAGGCTTTAAGATAAGAAACTCACTTGGGACAATCGTATTAGAAGGTGTATGTGAGGGAAAAATATATGTAGAGACTCTCCCACAAGGGATTTATTTTTTGGAATTATTGGATAAAAGTGGAAGCGAGTTTTATAAGTTTCAAAAATAGCTGACTCAAAATTCATATTCAATAAATATTGATATCTTAATTAGGGTCTGCTGAAAAACTCAGAAGTGCGCCAAATACGAGCCATCAAGCCGAAGCTGTATAGTCATACTGCGAGGTGAATACCGTAAGCGTATTAGTAATAGTCCAATGTCGCATGGCTCATTGTACTAAACAAATACTGCTACGGCATTTACCATAGCAAGGTATTAAAATGGGTTGGACCATTTTAATACCGCTATTGGCAGAAGATGGCGAAGTAGTTGGTGTGCTTCTGTGTAGCCTAAAATTCTTGTCGGTAAATGCAAGATATTTGGGCGTGAACTCCAGTAAACTTGTTTTTACAATTTGCATATTCAGGGGGAAAAGTTTTTGCAATCTTATGGCTATCAATTGTTTTGGCGTTTTTCAGTAGACCCTAATTAGCAAAACTAATAGGAGATAGATTTGAAGATCAACTAAGCCATTTTCAAGTTAAGAACTTTTTGGGTTTATTCTTCCTCATATTGGCATTCTTTTTCTTTGAATTGTCTACATAAATGAACAATTTTAAGAAGTTTGTCATTTATATGGAAACTTGATTTTCTATTTAGCTAAGTTGTAGTTTAATTTCGCATTGAACTTAAATTATTAAATCATGAAAAAACTTTTATTTCTTTGCCTAGTTGCAGGCACTCTAAATGCACAAACTTCGAACTCCTTAAAAGGCGTTTCCATGGGATCTAGCAATAAGGGAGAAATGGGATTAGCCAAGAAAAATCTACTTCTAAGTGGAGCTTTAGGATTCATCTCAAACGAAAATGCTGGCGTTACAACTAATTCATTTTCTTTTTCACCTGCTGCTATCTATATGTTAAAGGATAATATCGGTGTAGGAGGCAGACTCACAGTAGATGGTGGAAGCGGTAGAGATGCTGTATTTGGATTTGGAGTTGACGGGATGTATGTATTTACACCGAGAAAACAATTCTCATTAGCCTTAAATGGGGACGTTTCCTTTAAATTCCCTACAGGTATGACCCAAATTTCTGTTGGTGTTTCTCCAGGAATCAACTATTTTGTTCACTCCAATTGGGCGCTTATGGCGAGATTAGGTCGTGTAGGATTTGATATCACAAGTGTATCTGGAGCAGGTTCTTCTGTAGGAATGAATCTCGGCGTAGATTTCAGAACTATTGGATTTGGAGTAGCATATGTTATAAAGTAATTCTTTTATTTTATCACTTTTACTAAAGCTGCCTAAGGGCAGCTTTTTTTATATGTACTAATGACATATAATACCTGATTTATAATTTATAATCCATAAACAATGGTATCAAAAACCAGCAAAATAAAGATATTAAGATTATAGAAACCACGTTGAGAATAAAACCAGCATAAACCATTTGTCTTAGTTTTATATAACCACTGGAGAATACAATCGCATTGGGAGGAGTACCCATGGGCAGCATGCTTGCACAGCTAGCGGCCATGGTCATTGGAACACCTAGCATGAGCGGATTGATGTCCATAGCGCTCGCTAAGCTCGATACTACTGGTGCAAAAATTATAACTTGAGCCACATTGCTCGTCAGTTCACTAATAAAAATGGATATAGTAGTGATGATGAGTATCATCATAAAACCCTTGATTTGATAACTCGCCAACCAATTACCTAAAAGCTGAACGAGTTGTGCCTCTTCTAAGCCTTTACCCAGAGCTATTCCACCGCCAAAAAGCAATAAAATGCCCCAAGCCATTTTTTTTGAATCTTCCCAAATAAGAAGATTTTCTGAGCCGGATTGATTTTCGGTAGTCTTCATTCCGGCTGGGATAGCAAATAAAGCTATAGTGGAAATCAAAGCTATCATCGTATCATCCAATTGAAAAAATGGATTGAGCTTATTAATTACTCCTCTTGTAATCCAAAGTGTAGAAGTAAAGATAAATACAATAAGAACGCGTTTTTCAGCATTAGAAAATTTACCTAAATCTTTATATTGCTGATTTATGATAGCTTTAGTTTCTGAGCTGGACTTTATATGATTAGGATATAACCATTTTGCAAGAATCCAATAGAGGGTTATCATAAGAGCAATAGACAAAGGCGTGCAGACCATCATCCAGTCTATAAAGTCTATCTGATGATGATACTGAGTATAAATGTGACCTACATAGGAAATATTGGGCGGCGTGCCTACTATGGTGGCTATGCCTCCCATGTTAGAGGCAAAAGCAATAACAAGCATAAGTACAAGAGAAAAATTATCCAAATTTCCATTACCGGAATAATTTTTTTTCATGACATGAATGATAGACAACGCTATGGGTAACATCATGATGGTGGTAGCCGTATTGCTCAGCCACATACTCAATAGTCCTGTAGCTAGAATAAAGCCAATAATAATCCGATTGCCGCTAGTTCCTGTTAGTTTTACAATACTTAAAGCAATTCTGCGGTGAAGGTTCCATTTCTCTATGGCTAATCCGAGCATAAAGCCACCTAGAAATAGAAAGATAATAGGGCTCGCGTAGGAATAAGCAGCTTTATCAATACTCATAATCTTTAAGAGTGGAAAT containing:
- a CDS encoding NADH-quinone oxidoreductase subunit M: MHLILLLPLLVALTAFFLPKKLVREFSLAFSGAFFLFSIYVLTQYNPMNHYNFTYFHEAFLVGTGGSLHIGLDSLGVLMFVLTNFVVLYANIMAWNKSYSSSFYGCTFLMQFALVGVFASLNAILFYFFWELALLPIYYIVYKWGNGKDLSKTFIRFFVYTFVGSLFILAAFILFAVETKSGSFEITEMAKTSLTGNTQILYTIFLVIGFGVKIPIFPLHSWQANTYRKAPAEGTILLSGIMLKMGLFGLLRWLIPFQEEVLPLMQKLILVLAIVGTLYGAILALRRNDLKLIAAFSSLSHVGLIVAGIFTFKFLGFQGSGIQMLVHGINIVGIFYIIDIIERSTGTRYLTELGGISSKAPIFSTLAFIIILGSIAVPLTNGFPGEFLLLMSVFFYNPILGALAGVTVILGATYMLRMFQRAFMGEVSESVSDFKPVSKTDLIALGFIALLVIVLGIYPQAVLDLTANSSQYMTNLLELKNN
- the nuoL gene encoding NADH-quinone oxidoreductase subunit L, with amino-acid sequence MIVAKILLLSPIVGFLLNLILGKKLGKNSGIVGTLAVFVSFVCSILMFQKVMNTGAYEVPFFSWMHISTLHIGFSLWVDELSTWMMLIITGIGSLIHLYSIGYMSHDKGIGRFFAYLNLFIFSMLMLVLGGNFIMLFIGWEGVGLCSYLLIGFWYKNIEYGHAARKAFIMNRIGDLGLLLGIFLCIQTFGTINFNEINSIAAEDLVLKASGQLGLYQPYIYTAITLCLFIGAMGKSAQLPLYTWLPDAMAGPTPVSALIHAATMVTAGIYLVVRNAALFELAPFTLNFILIIGMATSILGALIGLFQNDIKKVLAYSTVSQLGLMFVALGVGAYTSAMFHLTTHAFFKALLFLGAGSVIHAMSGEQNILSMGGLKNKIKLTHWTFAIGTLAIIGFIGTSGFFSKDEILEKLYHHSPIVWGFALASAAITIIYMVRVYTLTFMGKFRGSSEQESHLHESPLTMTLPLIVLAILSVLGGLLNLPHLLGAGISQKMAHWLSHINSLKAIPPHTSHLSHIAEIMLMAIATALVFILGSFAYLKFKKQTSEELVKPRIGFSLWGEHKFYIDELYHNIIVKPIEYLSDFCFYIVEHFLIQPIVFGSSRLFYGAGQLLRIVQSGNIEFYLIYIAVAVIIILTSILFIF
- the nuoK gene encoding NADH-quinone oxidoreductase subunit NuoK, whose translation is MNLIGFENYLWLGSALFCIGLLGVLVRRNVIILLMCIELMLNASNLLLVVFSKMFGNMNGQIFVFFSMLVAAAEVSVGLALIVLIYRKFKTIDSSFLDNLKG
- a CDS encoding NADH-quinone oxidoreductase subunit J yields the protein MDLNNFAFIALSAITLICALMVVIARNPIYSVIFLILTMFSLTGHYVLLHAQFIAVINIIVYAGAIMVLFLFVLMLMNMNANNEPNKSLLWKSLATIVAAGGFISMAVLYFRNMGDTPIKPTTNSVPGNMLPPDFGYVKPLGKMLFTDYVFPFEIASILFIAAMVGAVFLGSREKS
- a CDS encoding NADH-quinone oxidoreductase subunit I, producing MSFMESLYLPAIFKGMATTISHLLRKPATVRYPEEKREFSTIYRGQHVLKRDEKGAERCTACGLCALACPAEAITMEAAERKPNEKHLYREEKYAATYEINMLRCIYCGLCEEACPKEAIFLTDRIVDAEFMRKDFIYGKDILVEPIDKPVDISKRQTPEVLEFKKDPKHKHNQVFEGIQS
- a CDS encoding T9SS type A sorting domain-containing protein — encoded protein: MKVFFSLILTFLFSFSMLGQKTFASRVGNYQWVYSKTIWAEIAGRYSYSFDTMPFQFNGKEYFSFGEPNIKVADSGTKVYGLKGTNEYLLMDYSLNIGDTLRTIIGSNTFQLQFRKKSKIKIEGDSLWSIELKSVAYPTNVPPLVWIESIGCPNGYHPLNWPSIMGMSDIGYQLNCVLHADTSILKQIGKNCALENALINPNKKWYTWASNDNGDLKFSVPYYFTSRDTLINGKKYQTMNQPMRFVRYDTIAGKYYILSNKLGEEIMVYNAKAKVGDTMFSTSISADTVTKISYGWLQNEYRKIYTTTKDVFLSGIGSQNRVMWDQHLVTFPEYQAGNICYGEFASIKYHFPYYFQNKEQCDITSSIYNASKKTLSFFPNPVQSTLNLSSADKQGFKIRNSLGTIVLEGVCEGKIYVETLPQGIYFLELLDKSGSEFYKFQK
- a CDS encoding DASS family sodium-coupled anion symporter yields the protein MAKSVILKSSFIKIFIGLFLAVLFYAINPLNVSELANKTLFVAILMISWWVSEALPMPVVGLVPLILFPLLKIMSIDKAAYSYASPIIFLFLGGFMLGLAIEKWNLHRRIALSIVKLTGTSGNRIIIGFILATGLLSMWLSNTATTIMMLPIALSIIHVMKKNYSGNGNLDNFSLVLMLVIAFASNMGGIATIVGTPPNISYVGHIYTQYHHQIDFIDWMMVCTPLSIALMITLYWILAKWLYPNHIKSSSETKAIINQQYKDLGKFSNAEKRVLIVFIFTSTLWITRGVINKLNPFFQLDDTMIALISTIALFAIPAGMKTTENQSGSENLLIWEDSKKMAWGILLLFGGGIALGKGLEEAQLVQLLGNWLASYQIKGFMMILIITTISIFISELTSNVAQVIIFAPVVSSLASAMDINPLMLGVPMTMAASCASMLPMGTPPNAIVFSSGYIKLRQMVYAGFILNVVSIILISLFCWFLIPLFMDYKL